In Gadus macrocephalus chromosome 11, ASM3116895v1, a single genomic region encodes these proteins:
- the si:dkey-17m8.1 gene encoding C-Jun-amino-terminal kinase-interacting protein 3 isoform X1 has product MECSESILCSVGELELDPDIVSEEAGKLYSELQTVIETHGAGVVESLVPILVWVLEGLASCRAQLRESQEEGEKGRVEREELMERYQSEKSLRRESQERYHELDDQSEQERRAMRAREKEREKRERDLERKAREQADQLVALEEQKVSVARELSSLKNTHNKLALAFRELQEKKKDSERETLSRNHGHARSSETQTAPLQADNSVDDKAISRSRGHSDCPPLREPAAPEVNVIDIERMPSPDPSFINDIISSTPELSQLQDLLDGSALSQMVVSGAGPRTSLEEEMMEAMVNEEEEHRIEEAVLGKDNQDKMEQKEDEGEIEEEEEEDSLEQELRNTDSVFSELSELSRDYVDSVDHGASVRGSVDQLEEILSQFEELKHTHELVDAARKALISRVEELTNDRLAVKLELTSSQETASHLESRMKEMEQETKRLRKELETCQSEDPDGALPTSMRRFSRSEMARVVMEKNQYKERLFELQEAVRRSQVLRATKDVRIMEERERGVWGRFHRLFGRPREPLVLAAAQGFTKATSPALSRSPLRSPQLQTVNQTQTELIHDGHSSSSVSPAALSPRVRKRELYREVRTHIWGTLGKRQLNGWSVPLSHTQESMESTPEPKDVPALLQLRMLDQRDPSAKLNCAVAVTAEISGEAACSVWLMSGLGSSGEVTVIDPARSNTVLDQFSLPPTSPALCICAVPPTGNTSGTVWIGTQEGSVLVHSASTGRRRCMQSISLSEGVHSLTYSSNQVIAGLADGTLAFFSHNGGGWDLPSHQVMNLGTTPLQPLRCCLAKGGRLWVGYWNRVHVVDIESKKAEQNFSVSERSEQQVRFLCAAGSGVWTSCRLDPLLRLFDWSSGRPLQEVDLTPLVTKTLGQAFLSISPLQISALTIISSCLWLGTGSGAIFSIPLTITSELLSIPYCSLAAAQLCYHGHRQAVKFFIVAPNCLTTSTGGGDSCAPSQFILSGGEGYINFRIGDDAIDGSTELPQTTLSRSERSHMIIWQSPTPSVPSSAL; this is encoded by the exons ATGGAGTGTAGTGAGAGTATCCTGTGTAGCGTTGGAGAGCTGGAGTTGGACCCTGACATTGTGAGTGAAGAAGCAGGCAAGCTGTATTCTGAACTGCAG acGGTGATTGAGACTCATGGGGCCGGGGTGGTGGAGTCTCTGGTGCCCATCCTTGTCTGGGTCCTGGAGGGGCTTGCCAGCTGCCGAGCCCAGCTGAGggagagccaggaggagggggagaaggggagggtggagagagaggagctgatggagcgCTACCAATCAGAGAAGTCCCTGAGGAGAGAGAGCCAAGAG AGGTATCATGAACTAGATGACCAAAGTGAACAGGAAAGGAGGGCCATGCGAGCCAGGGAGAAGGAgcgggagaagagagagagagatctggagAGGAAGGCTAGAGAACAGGCTGACCAAC TGGTGGCCTTGGAGGAGCAGAAAGTTAGTGTTGCCAGAGAACTGAGTTCACTGAAGAATACTCACAATAAG TTGGCACTTGCTTTTCGAGAGCTGCAGGAAAAGAAAAAGGATTCTGAAAGAGAGACTCTTTCAAG AAACCATGGACATGCCAGAAGTTCTGAAACGCAAACAGCCCCACTCCAAGCTGACAATAGTGTTGACGATAAA GCTATTTCGAGATCACGTGGTCACTCCGATTGCCCTCCATTGAGGGAGCCAGCTGCCCCAGAAGTGAATGTGATTGACATTGAGAGAATGCCGTCCCCAGACCCGTCTTTTATTAATGACATCATAAGCTCCACCCCCGAGCTGTCTCAGCTGCAGGACCTATTGGATGGCAG CGCACTAAGTCAGATGGTGGTGTCAGGAGCAGGGCCGAGGACCAgcttggaggaggagatgatggaGGCAATGgtgaacgaggaggaggaacatAGGATAGAGGAGGCTGTGCTGGGCAAAGACAATCAAGATAAAATGGAGCAGAAGGAAGATGAAGGCGAaattgaagaggaggaggaggaagatagtCTGGAACAGGAGCTACGGAACACAGATTCTGTGTTTTCAGAGCTGTCTGAGTTGAGCCGTGATTACGTAGACAGCGTTGACCACGGGGCCAGTGTCCGAG gcaGCGTGGACCAGTTGGAGGAGATTCTTTCTCAGTTTGAGGAACTGAAACACACCCA TGAATTGGTAGACGCAGCCCGCAAGGCTCTGATATCTCGGGTGGAAGAGCTGACCAACGATCGCTTAGCTGTTAAACTGGAACTGACCTCTTCGCAGGAAACGGCCTCTCATTTAGAGAGCAGGATGAAGGAAATGGAGCAGGAAACCAAGAG GCTTCGGAAAGAACTGGAGACCTGCCAGTCTGAAGACCCTGAT GGCGCTCTACCCACATCGATGCGCCGTTTCTCAAGGTCTGAGATGGCTCGTGTGGTCATGGAGAAGAACCAGTACAAAGAGCGTCTGTTCGAGCTGCAGGAAGCAGTGAGGCGGAGTCAGGTCCTCCG TGCCACTAAAGATGTGAGGataatggaggagagagagagaggtgtttgGGGCAG GTTTCACCGTCTGTTCGGCCGGCCCAGGGAGCCTTTAGTCCTCGCTGCTGCTCAGGGCTTCACCAAGGCAACGTCCCCTGCACTCAGTCGCTCTCCGCTGCGATCCCCACAACTACAGACTGTCAATCAGACTCAGACGGA ATTAATACACGATGGACATTCCTCTAGCTCTGTGTcccctgctgctctctctccacGTGTCAGGAAGAGGGAACTCTACAGGGAGGTTCGCACCCACATCTGGGGAACGCTGGGAAAGCGGCAGCTCAATGGATGGAGCGtgcctctgtcacacacacag GAGTCAATGGAGTCTACCCCTGAGCCTAAAGATGTGCCCGCTCTATTGCAACTCCGAATGCTGGATCAGAGAGACCCTAGCGCTAAG CTCAACTGTGCCGTTGCTGTGACAGCGGAGATCTCGGGAGAAGCTgcg tgCTCTGTGTGGCTCATGTCTGGCCTGGGCTCCTCCGGTGAAGTCACAGTGATTGACCCGGCACGCTCCAACACAGTGCTGGACCAGTTCAGCCTGCCCCCTACCTCGCCTGCCCTCTGCATCTGTGCTGTGCCCCCTACTG GCAACACCTCAGGAACTGTATGGATTGGAACTCAGGAAGGAAG TGTGCTGGTACATTCAGCGTCGACAGGAAGAAGGCGATGTATGCAATCAATTTCTCTCTCAGAGGGTGTGCACTCCCTCAC GTATTCCTCCAACCAAGTCATAGCTGGCCTAGCTGACGGGACACTAGCTTTTTTCTCTCACAATGGAG GTGGCTGGGACCTCCCCTCACACCAGGTGATGAACCTTggcaccacgcctctccagccCCTCCGCTGCTGCCTGGCTAAAGGGGGCCGCTTGTGGGTTGGATACTGGAACCGGGTCCATGTAGTGGATATTGAAAGCAAAAAGGCTGAG CAAAACTTCTCGGTCTCCGAGCGCAGCGAGCAGCAAGTGCGCTTCCTGTGCGCAGCAGGAAGTGGGGTCTGGACGTCCTGCCGCCTGGACCCCCTGCTCAGGCTGTTTGATTGGTCCAGTGGACGGCCGCTGCAGGAGGTGGACCTGACTCCTTTGGTCACTAAGACGCTAG GTCAAGCCTTCCTGTCCATATCGCCTCTTCAGATCTCTGCTCTAACCATAATCTCCAGCTGTCTGTGGTTGGGGACTGGCAGTGGTGCTATCTTCTCCATCCCCTTGACCATCA CCTCAGAGTTGCTGTCCATCCCATACTGCTCTCTGGCGGCTGCCCAGTTGTGTTACCATGGTCACAGACAAGCCGTCAAATTCTTCATCGTTGCACCTA ACTGCTTGACGACATCTACTGGTGGTGGGGATAGTTGTGCTCCATCACAGTTCATCCTCAGTGGAGGAGAAGGCTACATCAACTTCAGAATCG GAGACGATGCAATTGATGGCTCCACTGAGCTGCCCCAAACAACACTCAGCCGTTCTGAACGCAGTCACATGATCATCTGGCAAAGCCCCACCCCTTCTGTTCCCAGCTCTGCACTCTGA
- the si:dkey-17m8.1 gene encoding C-Jun-amino-terminal kinase-interacting protein 3 isoform X3, translating into MECSESILCSVGELELDPDIVSEEAGKLYSELQTVIETHGAGVVESLVPILVWVLEGLASCRAQLRESQEEGEKGRVEREELMERYQSEKSLRRESQERYHELDDQSEQERRAMRAREKEREKRERDLERKAREQADQLVALEEQKVSVARELSSLKNTHNKLALAFRELQEKKKDSERETLSRNHGHARSSETQTAPLQADNSVDDKAISRSRGHSDCPPLREPAAPEVNVIDIERMPSPDPSFINDIISSTPELSQLQDLLDGSALSQMVVSGAGPRTSLEEEMMEAMVNEEEEHRIEEAVLGKDNQDKMEQKEDEGEIEEEEEEDSLEQELRNTDSVFSELSELSRDYVDSVDHGASVRGSVDQLEEILSQFEELKHTHELVDAARKALISRVEELTNDRLAVKLELTSSQETASHLESRMKEMEQETKRLRKELETCQSEDPDGALPTSMRRFSRSEMARVVMEKNQYKERLFELQEAVRRSQVLRATKDVRIMEERERGVWGRFHRLFGRPREPLVLAAAQGFTKATSPALSRSPLRSPQLQTVNQTQTEKRELYREVRTHIWGTLGKRQLNGWSVPLSHTQESMESTPEPKDVPALLQLRMLDQRDPSAKLNCAVAVTAEISGEAACSVWLMSGLGSSGEVTVIDPARSNTVLDQFSLPPTSPALCICAVPPTGNTSGTVWIGTQEGSVLVHSASTGRRRCMQSISLSEGVHSLTYSSNQVIAGLADGTLAFFSHNGGGWDLPSHQVMNLGTTPLQPLRCCLAKGGRLWVGYWNRVHVVDIESKKAEQNFSVSERSEQQVRFLCAAGSGVWTSCRLDPLLRLFDWSSGRPLQEVDLTPLVTKTLGQAFLSISPLQISALTIISSCLWLGTGSGAIFSIPLTITSELLSIPYCSLAAAQLCYHGHRQAVKFFIVAPNCLTTSTGGGDSCAPSQFILSGGEGYINFRIGDDAIDGSTELPQTTLSRSERSHMIIWQSPTPSVPSSAL; encoded by the exons ATGGAGTGTAGTGAGAGTATCCTGTGTAGCGTTGGAGAGCTGGAGTTGGACCCTGACATTGTGAGTGAAGAAGCAGGCAAGCTGTATTCTGAACTGCAG acGGTGATTGAGACTCATGGGGCCGGGGTGGTGGAGTCTCTGGTGCCCATCCTTGTCTGGGTCCTGGAGGGGCTTGCCAGCTGCCGAGCCCAGCTGAGggagagccaggaggagggggagaaggggagggtggagagagaggagctgatggagcgCTACCAATCAGAGAAGTCCCTGAGGAGAGAGAGCCAAGAG AGGTATCATGAACTAGATGACCAAAGTGAACAGGAAAGGAGGGCCATGCGAGCCAGGGAGAAGGAgcgggagaagagagagagagatctggagAGGAAGGCTAGAGAACAGGCTGACCAAC TGGTGGCCTTGGAGGAGCAGAAAGTTAGTGTTGCCAGAGAACTGAGTTCACTGAAGAATACTCACAATAAG TTGGCACTTGCTTTTCGAGAGCTGCAGGAAAAGAAAAAGGATTCTGAAAGAGAGACTCTTTCAAG AAACCATGGACATGCCAGAAGTTCTGAAACGCAAACAGCCCCACTCCAAGCTGACAATAGTGTTGACGATAAA GCTATTTCGAGATCACGTGGTCACTCCGATTGCCCTCCATTGAGGGAGCCAGCTGCCCCAGAAGTGAATGTGATTGACATTGAGAGAATGCCGTCCCCAGACCCGTCTTTTATTAATGACATCATAAGCTCCACCCCCGAGCTGTCTCAGCTGCAGGACCTATTGGATGGCAG CGCACTAAGTCAGATGGTGGTGTCAGGAGCAGGGCCGAGGACCAgcttggaggaggagatgatggaGGCAATGgtgaacgaggaggaggaacatAGGATAGAGGAGGCTGTGCTGGGCAAAGACAATCAAGATAAAATGGAGCAGAAGGAAGATGAAGGCGAaattgaagaggaggaggaggaagatagtCTGGAACAGGAGCTACGGAACACAGATTCTGTGTTTTCAGAGCTGTCTGAGTTGAGCCGTGATTACGTAGACAGCGTTGACCACGGGGCCAGTGTCCGAG gcaGCGTGGACCAGTTGGAGGAGATTCTTTCTCAGTTTGAGGAACTGAAACACACCCA TGAATTGGTAGACGCAGCCCGCAAGGCTCTGATATCTCGGGTGGAAGAGCTGACCAACGATCGCTTAGCTGTTAAACTGGAACTGACCTCTTCGCAGGAAACGGCCTCTCATTTAGAGAGCAGGATGAAGGAAATGGAGCAGGAAACCAAGAG GCTTCGGAAAGAACTGGAGACCTGCCAGTCTGAAGACCCTGAT GGCGCTCTACCCACATCGATGCGCCGTTTCTCAAGGTCTGAGATGGCTCGTGTGGTCATGGAGAAGAACCAGTACAAAGAGCGTCTGTTCGAGCTGCAGGAAGCAGTGAGGCGGAGTCAGGTCCTCCG TGCCACTAAAGATGTGAGGataatggaggagagagagagaggtgtttgGGGCAG GTTTCACCGTCTGTTCGGCCGGCCCAGGGAGCCTTTAGTCCTCGCTGCTGCTCAGGGCTTCACCAAGGCAACGTCCCCTGCACTCAGTCGCTCTCCGCTGCGATCCCCACAACTACAGACTGTCAATCAGACTCAGACGGA GAAGAGGGAACTCTACAGGGAGGTTCGCACCCACATCTGGGGAACGCTGGGAAAGCGGCAGCTCAATGGATGGAGCGtgcctctgtcacacacacag GAGTCAATGGAGTCTACCCCTGAGCCTAAAGATGTGCCCGCTCTATTGCAACTCCGAATGCTGGATCAGAGAGACCCTAGCGCTAAG CTCAACTGTGCCGTTGCTGTGACAGCGGAGATCTCGGGAGAAGCTgcg tgCTCTGTGTGGCTCATGTCTGGCCTGGGCTCCTCCGGTGAAGTCACAGTGATTGACCCGGCACGCTCCAACACAGTGCTGGACCAGTTCAGCCTGCCCCCTACCTCGCCTGCCCTCTGCATCTGTGCTGTGCCCCCTACTG GCAACACCTCAGGAACTGTATGGATTGGAACTCAGGAAGGAAG TGTGCTGGTACATTCAGCGTCGACAGGAAGAAGGCGATGTATGCAATCAATTTCTCTCTCAGAGGGTGTGCACTCCCTCAC GTATTCCTCCAACCAAGTCATAGCTGGCCTAGCTGACGGGACACTAGCTTTTTTCTCTCACAATGGAG GTGGCTGGGACCTCCCCTCACACCAGGTGATGAACCTTggcaccacgcctctccagccCCTCCGCTGCTGCCTGGCTAAAGGGGGCCGCTTGTGGGTTGGATACTGGAACCGGGTCCATGTAGTGGATATTGAAAGCAAAAAGGCTGAG CAAAACTTCTCGGTCTCCGAGCGCAGCGAGCAGCAAGTGCGCTTCCTGTGCGCAGCAGGAAGTGGGGTCTGGACGTCCTGCCGCCTGGACCCCCTGCTCAGGCTGTTTGATTGGTCCAGTGGACGGCCGCTGCAGGAGGTGGACCTGACTCCTTTGGTCACTAAGACGCTAG GTCAAGCCTTCCTGTCCATATCGCCTCTTCAGATCTCTGCTCTAACCATAATCTCCAGCTGTCTGTGGTTGGGGACTGGCAGTGGTGCTATCTTCTCCATCCCCTTGACCATCA CCTCAGAGTTGCTGTCCATCCCATACTGCTCTCTGGCGGCTGCCCAGTTGTGTTACCATGGTCACAGACAAGCCGTCAAATTCTTCATCGTTGCACCTA ACTGCTTGACGACATCTACTGGTGGTGGGGATAGTTGTGCTCCATCACAGTTCATCCTCAGTGGAGGAGAAGGCTACATCAACTTCAGAATCG GAGACGATGCAATTGATGGCTCCACTGAGCTGCCCCAAACAACACTCAGCCGTTCTGAACGCAGTCACATGATCATCTGGCAAAGCCCCACCCCTTCTGTTCCCAGCTCTGCACTCTGA
- the si:dkey-17m8.1 gene encoding C-Jun-amino-terminal kinase-interacting protein 3 isoform X2: MECSESILCSVGELELDPDIVSEEAGKLYSELQTVIETHGAGVVESLVPILVWVLEGLASCRAQLRESQEEGEKGRVEREELMERYQSEKSLRRESQERYHELDDQSEQERRAMRAREKEREKRERDLERKAREQADQLVALEEQKVSVARELSSLKNTHNKLALAFRELQEKKKDSERETLSRNHGHARSSETQTAPLQADNSVDDKAISRSRGHSDCPPLREPAAPEVNVIDIERMPSPDPSFINDIISSTPELSQLQDLLDGSALSQMVVSGAGPRTSLEEEMMEAMVNEEEEHRIEEAVLGKDNQDKMEQKEDEGEIEEEEEEDSLEQELRNTDSVFSELSELSRDYVDSVDHGASVRGSVDQLEEILSQFEELKHTHELVDAARKALISRVEELTNDRLAVKLELTSSQETASHLESRMKEMEQETKRLRKELETCQSEDPDGALPTSMRRFSRSEMARVVMEKNQYKERLFELQEAVRRSQVLRATKDVRIMEERERGVWGRFHRLFGRPREPLVLAAAQGFTKATSPALSRSPLRSPQLQTVNQTQTDSVSPAALSPRVRKRELYREVRTHIWGTLGKRQLNGWSVPLSHTQESMESTPEPKDVPALLQLRMLDQRDPSAKLNCAVAVTAEISGEAACSVWLMSGLGSSGEVTVIDPARSNTVLDQFSLPPTSPALCICAVPPTGNTSGTVWIGTQEGSVLVHSASTGRRRCMQSISLSEGVHSLTYSSNQVIAGLADGTLAFFSHNGGGWDLPSHQVMNLGTTPLQPLRCCLAKGGRLWVGYWNRVHVVDIESKKAEQNFSVSERSEQQVRFLCAAGSGVWTSCRLDPLLRLFDWSSGRPLQEVDLTPLVTKTLGQAFLSISPLQISALTIISSCLWLGTGSGAIFSIPLTITSELLSIPYCSLAAAQLCYHGHRQAVKFFIVAPNCLTTSTGGGDSCAPSQFILSGGEGYINFRIGDDAIDGSTELPQTTLSRSERSHMIIWQSPTPSVPSSAL, from the exons ATGGAGTGTAGTGAGAGTATCCTGTGTAGCGTTGGAGAGCTGGAGTTGGACCCTGACATTGTGAGTGAAGAAGCAGGCAAGCTGTATTCTGAACTGCAG acGGTGATTGAGACTCATGGGGCCGGGGTGGTGGAGTCTCTGGTGCCCATCCTTGTCTGGGTCCTGGAGGGGCTTGCCAGCTGCCGAGCCCAGCTGAGggagagccaggaggagggggagaaggggagggtggagagagaggagctgatggagcgCTACCAATCAGAGAAGTCCCTGAGGAGAGAGAGCCAAGAG AGGTATCATGAACTAGATGACCAAAGTGAACAGGAAAGGAGGGCCATGCGAGCCAGGGAGAAGGAgcgggagaagagagagagagatctggagAGGAAGGCTAGAGAACAGGCTGACCAAC TGGTGGCCTTGGAGGAGCAGAAAGTTAGTGTTGCCAGAGAACTGAGTTCACTGAAGAATACTCACAATAAG TTGGCACTTGCTTTTCGAGAGCTGCAGGAAAAGAAAAAGGATTCTGAAAGAGAGACTCTTTCAAG AAACCATGGACATGCCAGAAGTTCTGAAACGCAAACAGCCCCACTCCAAGCTGACAATAGTGTTGACGATAAA GCTATTTCGAGATCACGTGGTCACTCCGATTGCCCTCCATTGAGGGAGCCAGCTGCCCCAGAAGTGAATGTGATTGACATTGAGAGAATGCCGTCCCCAGACCCGTCTTTTATTAATGACATCATAAGCTCCACCCCCGAGCTGTCTCAGCTGCAGGACCTATTGGATGGCAG CGCACTAAGTCAGATGGTGGTGTCAGGAGCAGGGCCGAGGACCAgcttggaggaggagatgatggaGGCAATGgtgaacgaggaggaggaacatAGGATAGAGGAGGCTGTGCTGGGCAAAGACAATCAAGATAAAATGGAGCAGAAGGAAGATGAAGGCGAaattgaagaggaggaggaggaagatagtCTGGAACAGGAGCTACGGAACACAGATTCTGTGTTTTCAGAGCTGTCTGAGTTGAGCCGTGATTACGTAGACAGCGTTGACCACGGGGCCAGTGTCCGAG gcaGCGTGGACCAGTTGGAGGAGATTCTTTCTCAGTTTGAGGAACTGAAACACACCCA TGAATTGGTAGACGCAGCCCGCAAGGCTCTGATATCTCGGGTGGAAGAGCTGACCAACGATCGCTTAGCTGTTAAACTGGAACTGACCTCTTCGCAGGAAACGGCCTCTCATTTAGAGAGCAGGATGAAGGAAATGGAGCAGGAAACCAAGAG GCTTCGGAAAGAACTGGAGACCTGCCAGTCTGAAGACCCTGAT GGCGCTCTACCCACATCGATGCGCCGTTTCTCAAGGTCTGAGATGGCTCGTGTGGTCATGGAGAAGAACCAGTACAAAGAGCGTCTGTTCGAGCTGCAGGAAGCAGTGAGGCGGAGTCAGGTCCTCCG TGCCACTAAAGATGTGAGGataatggaggagagagagagaggtgtttgGGGCAG GTTTCACCGTCTGTTCGGCCGGCCCAGGGAGCCTTTAGTCCTCGCTGCTGCTCAGGGCTTCACCAAGGCAACGTCCCCTGCACTCAGTCGCTCTCCGCTGCGATCCCCACAACTACAGACTGTCAATCAGACTCAGACGGA CTCTGTGTcccctgctgctctctctccacGTGTCAGGAAGAGGGAACTCTACAGGGAGGTTCGCACCCACATCTGGGGAACGCTGGGAAAGCGGCAGCTCAATGGATGGAGCGtgcctctgtcacacacacag GAGTCAATGGAGTCTACCCCTGAGCCTAAAGATGTGCCCGCTCTATTGCAACTCCGAATGCTGGATCAGAGAGACCCTAGCGCTAAG CTCAACTGTGCCGTTGCTGTGACAGCGGAGATCTCGGGAGAAGCTgcg tgCTCTGTGTGGCTCATGTCTGGCCTGGGCTCCTCCGGTGAAGTCACAGTGATTGACCCGGCACGCTCCAACACAGTGCTGGACCAGTTCAGCCTGCCCCCTACCTCGCCTGCCCTCTGCATCTGTGCTGTGCCCCCTACTG GCAACACCTCAGGAACTGTATGGATTGGAACTCAGGAAGGAAG TGTGCTGGTACATTCAGCGTCGACAGGAAGAAGGCGATGTATGCAATCAATTTCTCTCTCAGAGGGTGTGCACTCCCTCAC GTATTCCTCCAACCAAGTCATAGCTGGCCTAGCTGACGGGACACTAGCTTTTTTCTCTCACAATGGAG GTGGCTGGGACCTCCCCTCACACCAGGTGATGAACCTTggcaccacgcctctccagccCCTCCGCTGCTGCCTGGCTAAAGGGGGCCGCTTGTGGGTTGGATACTGGAACCGGGTCCATGTAGTGGATATTGAAAGCAAAAAGGCTGAG CAAAACTTCTCGGTCTCCGAGCGCAGCGAGCAGCAAGTGCGCTTCCTGTGCGCAGCAGGAAGTGGGGTCTGGACGTCCTGCCGCCTGGACCCCCTGCTCAGGCTGTTTGATTGGTCCAGTGGACGGCCGCTGCAGGAGGTGGACCTGACTCCTTTGGTCACTAAGACGCTAG GTCAAGCCTTCCTGTCCATATCGCCTCTTCAGATCTCTGCTCTAACCATAATCTCCAGCTGTCTGTGGTTGGGGACTGGCAGTGGTGCTATCTTCTCCATCCCCTTGACCATCA CCTCAGAGTTGCTGTCCATCCCATACTGCTCTCTGGCGGCTGCCCAGTTGTGTTACCATGGTCACAGACAAGCCGTCAAATTCTTCATCGTTGCACCTA ACTGCTTGACGACATCTACTGGTGGTGGGGATAGTTGTGCTCCATCACAGTTCATCCTCAGTGGAGGAGAAGGCTACATCAACTTCAGAATCG GAGACGATGCAATTGATGGCTCCACTGAGCTGCCCCAAACAACACTCAGCCGTTCTGAACGCAGTCACATGATCATCTGGCAAAGCCCCACCCCTTCTGTTCCCAGCTCTGCACTCTGA
- the LOC132466999 gene encoding transmembrane protein 238-like gives MAVKSDGLTHCKFALVFAVAMDLLGVISMLLGVFASLEFEGQDFGDLLVYSGALLVLFSMGGWVIWYSGNIQGLTTTKKLGGTAFDRLARNLSRRIRMPRSQSSP, from the coding sequence ATGGCAGTGAAGAGTGATGGGCTGACCCATTGTAAGTTCGCTCTGGTGTTCGCCGTGGCGATGGACCTGCTGGGCGTGATTTCCATGCTGCTGGGCGTCTTTGCCTCGCTGGAGTTCGAGGGTCAGGACTTCGGGGACCTGCTGGTGTACTCGGGGGCCCTTCTGGTGCTGTTCTCCATGGGGGGCTGGGTTATCTGGTACAGCGGAAACATCCAAGGACTGACCACCACAAAGAAGCTAGGGGGCACCGCCTTCGACCGCCTCGCACGAAATCTGAGCCGAAGGATTCGGATGCCCAGGTCTCAGAGCAGCCCGTGA